The genomic DNA AACATTAAGCAAAATTGAGTAAGAGACAGACATAACAAATGGCCATGGTCACCTACCTGTGGAAACTTTGTGATCAGGTGATGGGGAACTTTCATGGTGTTGTGAACAAAGTCAAATATCTGGGTTAGCTTCCTTTTATTGGCTGTCAAAACCTTTGGGACCGCAATAACAATGTGCTGGATCTCGTTTTGCTTAAAGCCAAACTCTATTTCGCACACctgcagaacacacacacataaaaaaaaaaaagtattttgtttatcaTCTAAATAAACTCAAGCTATGATTTTTCCAATATCAAGCTTTGACTCGATACCTTTAAGTTTTCTTTAACAGGCTCCAAGCTCCCACACAGTAATCTGGGGAGACGAGCAACAACATTCCGCGTCTGCAGACATATGTGAAATTATTAGTGCTTACCGCTCATcattacaagaaaaagaaaaacccctgcccatttaaaaaatattttcatatgaTCTTTTATGATTTCCGACAACCTACGTTGGAAGCACTGAGtttgagctgctgctgaaaaaaGCCTAGCCTGTTGTCCAACCTCTTCACGCTGAAGTTAAGAAGATATGGTGCTCTCGAGACCATAGATGCAACCGTTTCTGCACTGAACTTCCTCGACTTCAGATAGTTCACTCTtgatagaaaagagaaaacatgatcAATACAGACAATCTAGAGGAGGAAATGTCAACATGTGtctaatatttatattcatttctctgttttccgtATTATGCGACGCTACAACAACCAACATTAATGCACTTTATTGGGACTTTATGTTATAGAGAAACGTGGAAAAAGAACATAGATGGCTTTCAGATCTTTTGAAAAATAGAATCATAAAAGTGTGATATGTGTCTTTAACAGAGCCCCCATTTCTCTGATAACCCTTAAGAAAATCCACTACAACCAGAAGTaaccaaaatggaaaatactGACTACCTGTGAGTTATTTTTTCAATGGGGGTTAAGTTATAAAATAGCATGCCAATTCTTGAAGATCTCATGGAGCATCAATATTATCTGAAAAATGGAACAAGCATTGAACAGCTGGAAAGCAGACCTGGAAAGGAGAGCATTATCAGAGGAGCAGGCAAAACCGCCATGTTAACTCTGcaacttttcatatttaacatttaagaaaattgaaaacaatattttctttcaatctCACAACTAtgcacataaaatccctataaAATACACTGACGTTTGTGACTGTATTGtgaagaaagataaaaagatgaaggaatgcaaataattttgcatTGCACTCTATATTTTCATGTTACCTGGTCTGCAAGTTTTCCAAGTTCTCGGAGAGGATGAATGGGTTGTGCGAGATGATGTAGCCCAAGCGTGAGTCCTCCACTCCAATCTCTTTCAGAAACAATAGGCAAGGTGCTACATCTCTGTTGAAGTCAAGTCTAAGCAACATGGAGCCAACGTTGGGCCTTCGCTCCAGCTTCCACAGGCTGACCCCTGCAATGAGAGGAGACTGAAAGAGTTAATAAGACGCTATTTACCTGGTCCTACCTCTGTACTAAAGGGGGGTAAAAATCTTTATGGTGAGTTTACCGAGCTGCACCAGCTTTGTAAGTGTCTCCGACTTGTCAACATATTCTTGAAGAGAGTCTGAGGTTAGAGGAATAAAAGAAGGAATAGAAA from Gambusia affinis linkage group LG14, SWU_Gaff_1.0, whole genome shotgun sequence includes the following:
- the mterf3 gene encoding transcription termination factor 3, mitochondrial isoform X2, coding for MSMFSTCAKLCLQCRGLLLLKNSAHLHNVHVLRSTTVGKSTRISNGLLSRGNHTAAQSRLNWKRQTSCYYDYTAKYLTTEAKESKHTEDVPRTDVPEYKPALVPTVHALPLPQNQIFVDLEADDKLSALEEISDEEAVGISIPSFIPLTSDSLQEYVDKSETLTKLVQLGVSLWKLERRPNVGSMLLRLDFNRDVAPCLLFLKEIGVEDSRLGYIISHNPFILSENLENLQTRVNYLKSRKFSAETVASMVSRAPYLLNFSVKRLDNRLGFFQQQLKLSASNTRNVVARLPRLLCGSLEPVKENLKVCEIEFGFKQNEIQHIVIAVPKVLTANKRKLTQIFDFVHNTMKVPHHLITKFPQVLNSKFLRLRERHLFLEYLGKAQYDPDLPSYISLDRLATLPDENFCTDLAMATLEDFYLFQKTL
- the mterf3 gene encoding transcription termination factor 3, mitochondrial isoform X1, producing MSMFSTCAKLCLQCRGLLLLKNSAHLHNVHVLRSTTVGKSTRISNGLLSRGNHTAAQSRLNWKRQTSCYYDYTAKYLTTEAKESKHTEDVPRTDVPEYKPALVPTVHALPLPQNQIFVEDLEADDKLSALEEISDEEAVGISIPSFIPLTSDSLQEYVDKSETLTKLVQLGVSLWKLERRPNVGSMLLRLDFNRDVAPCLLFLKEIGVEDSRLGYIISHNPFILSENLENLQTRVNYLKSRKFSAETVASMVSRAPYLLNFSVKRLDNRLGFFQQQLKLSASNTRNVVARLPRLLCGSLEPVKENLKVCEIEFGFKQNEIQHIVIAVPKVLTANKRKLTQIFDFVHNTMKVPHHLITKFPQVLNSKFLRLRERHLFLEYLGKAQYDPDLPSYISLDRLATLPDENFCTDLAMATLEDFYLFQKTL